The following coding sequences are from one Musa acuminata AAA Group cultivar baxijiao chromosome BXJ1-6, Cavendish_Baxijiao_AAA, whole genome shotgun sequence window:
- the LOC135676762 gene encoding uncharacterized protein LOC135676762 isoform X3, giving the protein MATVWKGMTFAGANVFLSRSLVPPEVFDALHDALKLNGATVFLCCDPSCSGPNDYHVIASPDHEKFADLRAKGCKLLGPQCILSCAKEHRSLPKQGYTCCLAMDGVKVLASGFDKDEKVHIERLVTAMGGVLQTKTSQDVNFFIVKNVLAAKYKWALNILKKPIVGMSWLRQCWTEHRVVPQEAYRILPFTGLTICVTRISADERKELEKLILQNGGCYSADLTKKCTHLVSDAPEGDKYVVARRWGHIHIVTRRWVDQSVAVKACLDEGLHPVQVNSFSCSDARSFQKEQRCHEHSNATSQTVSPLMVEDLEATSSQNISSSFSDATKLKNEGTDSAAVQLKDEKMLNSHVAEDSESDDNDLYLSNCRILLVGFEEVKLNRLVTMIRNGGGTRHMILNEKLTHIIIGEPSESEKKEVRRLAVWGVINVVKATWLEECDQAKKELAVSTRHLASELLFSKASSCFIVESSADSTRKVKHFAGTPCSTVVHVSEDKKFGEELFSEKNCREKRVKGDVNASNISGLATTTEKLKQYRAENSLTQGGQKLKATSTMDFPSRRSTDTFKGKTFCFSNSFPEDRRAQVIEWVGEGGGMMVDDHHKMNANFIIERHGLLHVPAGASQTTVVSTQWIRSCLEEVCIQDVGSHVIYSPLCCSIPLPGFESLRFCVSQYEEKERLLLRNLCFTLGAKFTEKLTKKVTHLLCKFTSGPKYEAACKWGIQPITAEWINECVSQNMMVAVDPFRPKPVTAEDREAGICTVSQYPTQAACMIYGCVPSQLPSEFQELNVNTTRKTVLHDYCTKAIVKKNMLVP; this is encoded by the exons ATGGCGACGGTATGGAAGGGAATGACGTTCGCCGGCGCGAACGTGTTCCTCTCGCGCAGTCTCGTCCCTCCGGAGGTGTTCGACGCCCTCCACGACGCCCTCAAGCTCAACGGCGCTACCGTCTTCCTCTGCTGCGACCCCTCCTGCTCCGGCCCCAACGACTACCACGTCATCGCCTCCCCTGACCAC GAGAAGTTCGCGGACCTCCGCGCCAAGGGTTGCAAACTGCTCG GACCACAATGCATCTTATCCTGTGCCAAAGAACATAGGAGTCTGCCTAAACAAGGTTACACCTGTTGCCTCGCTATGGATGGGGTTAAAGTTCTGGCATCTGGATTCGATAAGGATGAAAAG GTTCATATCGAACGACTTGTAACTGCTATGGGAGGTGTACTGCAGACCAAAACATCCCAGGATGTTAATTTTTTCATCGTAAAGAATGTCTTGGCTGCTAAGTATAAA TGGGCCTTAAATATCCTTAAGAAGCCTATTGTCGGTATGAGCTGGTTAAGACAATGCTGGACTGAGCATCGTGTTGTGCCACAAGAGGCTTACAGGATTCTTCCTTTCACTGGCTTGACTATCTGCGTCACAAGAATTTCTGCAG ATGAGAGAAAGGAGCTGGAAAAGTTGATTTTACAAAATGGTGGCTGCTATTCAGCTGATCTTACCAAAAAGTGCACTCATCTGGTTTCAGAT GCTCCTGAAGGGGACAAGTATGTGGTTGCACGAAGATGGGGTCATATTCATATTGTTACTCGCAGATGGGTTGACCAATCTGTTGCTGTAAAAG CTTGTCTAGATGAAGGATTGCATCCTGTTCAGGTAAATTCTTTTTCATGCAGTGATGCAAGAAGCTTTCAGAAGGAACAACGGTGCCATGAGCATAGCAATGCAACATCACAAACCGTCTCACCTTTAATGGTTGAGGACCTAGAAGCTACTTCATCACAGAACATATCATCTTCATTTTCAGATGCTACTAAGCTGAAAAATGAGGGAACGGATTCAGCAGCTGTACAGCTGAAAGATGAAAAGATGTTGAACTCTCATGTTGCTGAGGACTCTGAATCGGATGATAATGATCTTTACTTGTCAAATTGCAGAATTCTTCTTGTGGGTTTTGAGGAAGTGAAACTGAATAGACTTGTTACTATGATACGTAATGGTGGAGGCACTCGGCATATGATACTTAATGAAAAGCTGACCCACATTATAATTGGTGAACCTTCAGAATC TGAAAAGAAAGAGGTAAGACGTTTGGCTGTTTGGGGTGTTATCAATGTGGTAAAAGCTACCTGGCTGGAAGAGTGTGATCAGGCAAAGAAGGAACTTGCTGTATCCACAAGGCACCTAGCATCTGAACTACTCTTTTCAAAAG CTTCTTCATGCTTCATTGTTGAGTCATCTGCAGATTCCACCAGGAAGGTAAAACACTTTGCTGGCACTCCTTGTTCGACAGTGGTCCATGTATCAGAGGATAAGAAGTTTGGAGAAGAGTTGTTTTCAGAGAAAAATTGCagggaaaagagagtcaaaggtgATGTAAATGCAAGCAACATTTCAGGATTAGCAACTACAACTGAAAAATTAAAGCAATATCGAGCAGAAAACAGTTTGACTCAGGGAGGCCAGAAACTTAAAGCTACTAGCACCATGGATTTCCCAAGTAGAAGATCAACAGATACTTTCAAGGGGAAAACTTTCTGTTTCTCAAATTCATTTCCTGAAGACCGG AGGGCTCAAGTAATTGAATGGGTTGGGGAAGGTGGAGGAATGATGGTAGACGATCATCATAAGATGAATGCAAATTTTATCATTGAGCGTCATGGTCTCTTACATGTTCCTGCTGGTGCTTCTCAGACTACTGTCGTTTCAACTCAGTGGATACGCTCTTGTTTAGAG GAGGTCTGCATACAAGATGTTGGAAGCCACGTTATCTACTCGCCATTGTGCTGCAGCATTCCGTTACCTGGATTTGAAAGCCTTAGATTCTGTGTCTCGCAGTATGAAGAGAAAGAGAGGCTTTTGTTAAGAAACTTATGCTTCACTTTGGGAGCTAAGTTTACTGAAAAGTTAACTAAAAAGGTCACCCACTTGTTATGTAAGTTCACCAGTGGTCCAAAATATGAGGCTGCTTGTAAGTGGGGAATTCAGCCCATTACTGCTGAGTGGATTAATGAGTGTGTTTCTCAG aaTATGATGGTTGCTGTTGATCCATTTCGGCCTAAACCAGTTACTGCTGAGGATAGAGAAGCAGGCATATGCACAGTGAGTCAATATCCTACACAGGCAGCTTGTATGATTTATGGATGCGTTCCATCTCAGTTGCCGAGTGAATTTCAGGAGTTAAATGTGAACACAACAAGAAAAACAG TCTTGCATGATTATTGTACCAAGGCCATTGTCAAGAAGAATATGTTAGTGCCTTAG
- the LOC135676762 gene encoding uncharacterized protein LOC135676762 isoform X2, which translates to MATVWKGMTFAGANVFLSRSLVPPEVFDALHDALKLNGATVFLCCDPSCSGPNDYHVIASPDHEKFADLRAKGCKLLGPQCILSCAKEHRSLPKQGYTCCLAMDGVKVLASGFDKDEKVHIERLVTAMGGVLQTKTSQDVNFFIVKNVLAAKYKWALNILKKPIVGMSWLRQCWTEHRVVPQEAYRILPFTGLTICVTRISADERKELEKLILQNGGCYSADLTKKCTHLVSDAPEGDKYVVARRWGHIHIVTRRWVDQSVAVKACLDEGLHPVQVNSFSCSDARSFQKEQRCHEHSNATSQTVSPLMVEDLEATSSQNISSSFSDATKLKNEGTDSAAVQLKDEKMLNSHVAEDSESDDNDLYLSNCRILLVGFEEVKLNRLVTMIRNGGGTRHMILNEKLTHIIIGEPSESEKKEVRRLAVWGVINVVKATWLEECDQAKKELAVSTRHLASELLFSKASSCFIVESSADSTRKVKHFAGTPCSTVVHVSEDKKFGEELFSEKNCREKRVKGDVNASNISGLATTTEKLKQYRAENSLTQGGQKLKATSTMDFPSRRSTDTFKGKTFCFSNSFPEDRRAQVIEWVGEGGGMMVDDHHKMNANFIIERHGLLHVPAGASQTTVVSTQWIRSCLEEVCIQDVGSHVIYSPLCCSIPLPGFESLRFCVSQYEEKERLLLRNLCFTLGAKFTEKLTKKVTHLLCKFTSGPKYEAACKWGIQPITAEWINECVSQNMMVAVDPFRPKPVTAEDREAGICTVSQYPTQAACMIYGCVPSQLPSEFQELNVNTTRKTGHCQEEYVSALGKRSRLSECDSNGDASKKTKVPEDQVGPDAVPDVADAIEDLLAQSSKIQDIKSPPQSGCDQTIFSSDHSILRQENENSSSTFGISKHWTSRTPKEVTAPDSSCQERSHSTYDVFSETQTESQVVGYEEDLSGRQKIIDRVRSQSLTPAPDGLNQF; encoded by the exons ATGGCGACGGTATGGAAGGGAATGACGTTCGCCGGCGCGAACGTGTTCCTCTCGCGCAGTCTCGTCCCTCCGGAGGTGTTCGACGCCCTCCACGACGCCCTCAAGCTCAACGGCGCTACCGTCTTCCTCTGCTGCGACCCCTCCTGCTCCGGCCCCAACGACTACCACGTCATCGCCTCCCCTGACCAC GAGAAGTTCGCGGACCTCCGCGCCAAGGGTTGCAAACTGCTCG GACCACAATGCATCTTATCCTGTGCCAAAGAACATAGGAGTCTGCCTAAACAAGGTTACACCTGTTGCCTCGCTATGGATGGGGTTAAAGTTCTGGCATCTGGATTCGATAAGGATGAAAAG GTTCATATCGAACGACTTGTAACTGCTATGGGAGGTGTACTGCAGACCAAAACATCCCAGGATGTTAATTTTTTCATCGTAAAGAATGTCTTGGCTGCTAAGTATAAA TGGGCCTTAAATATCCTTAAGAAGCCTATTGTCGGTATGAGCTGGTTAAGACAATGCTGGACTGAGCATCGTGTTGTGCCACAAGAGGCTTACAGGATTCTTCCTTTCACTGGCTTGACTATCTGCGTCACAAGAATTTCTGCAG ATGAGAGAAAGGAGCTGGAAAAGTTGATTTTACAAAATGGTGGCTGCTATTCAGCTGATCTTACCAAAAAGTGCACTCATCTGGTTTCAGAT GCTCCTGAAGGGGACAAGTATGTGGTTGCACGAAGATGGGGTCATATTCATATTGTTACTCGCAGATGGGTTGACCAATCTGTTGCTGTAAAAG CTTGTCTAGATGAAGGATTGCATCCTGTTCAGGTAAATTCTTTTTCATGCAGTGATGCAAGAAGCTTTCAGAAGGAACAACGGTGCCATGAGCATAGCAATGCAACATCACAAACCGTCTCACCTTTAATGGTTGAGGACCTAGAAGCTACTTCATCACAGAACATATCATCTTCATTTTCAGATGCTACTAAGCTGAAAAATGAGGGAACGGATTCAGCAGCTGTACAGCTGAAAGATGAAAAGATGTTGAACTCTCATGTTGCTGAGGACTCTGAATCGGATGATAATGATCTTTACTTGTCAAATTGCAGAATTCTTCTTGTGGGTTTTGAGGAAGTGAAACTGAATAGACTTGTTACTATGATACGTAATGGTGGAGGCACTCGGCATATGATACTTAATGAAAAGCTGACCCACATTATAATTGGTGAACCTTCAGAATC TGAAAAGAAAGAGGTAAGACGTTTGGCTGTTTGGGGTGTTATCAATGTGGTAAAAGCTACCTGGCTGGAAGAGTGTGATCAGGCAAAGAAGGAACTTGCTGTATCCACAAGGCACCTAGCATCTGAACTACTCTTTTCAAAAG CTTCTTCATGCTTCATTGTTGAGTCATCTGCAGATTCCACCAGGAAGGTAAAACACTTTGCTGGCACTCCTTGTTCGACAGTGGTCCATGTATCAGAGGATAAGAAGTTTGGAGAAGAGTTGTTTTCAGAGAAAAATTGCagggaaaagagagtcaaaggtgATGTAAATGCAAGCAACATTTCAGGATTAGCAACTACAACTGAAAAATTAAAGCAATATCGAGCAGAAAACAGTTTGACTCAGGGAGGCCAGAAACTTAAAGCTACTAGCACCATGGATTTCCCAAGTAGAAGATCAACAGATACTTTCAAGGGGAAAACTTTCTGTTTCTCAAATTCATTTCCTGAAGACCGG AGGGCTCAAGTAATTGAATGGGTTGGGGAAGGTGGAGGAATGATGGTAGACGATCATCATAAGATGAATGCAAATTTTATCATTGAGCGTCATGGTCTCTTACATGTTCCTGCTGGTGCTTCTCAGACTACTGTCGTTTCAACTCAGTGGATACGCTCTTGTTTAGAG GAGGTCTGCATACAAGATGTTGGAAGCCACGTTATCTACTCGCCATTGTGCTGCAGCATTCCGTTACCTGGATTTGAAAGCCTTAGATTCTGTGTCTCGCAGTATGAAGAGAAAGAGAGGCTTTTGTTAAGAAACTTATGCTTCACTTTGGGAGCTAAGTTTACTGAAAAGTTAACTAAAAAGGTCACCCACTTGTTATGTAAGTTCACCAGTGGTCCAAAATATGAGGCTGCTTGTAAGTGGGGAATTCAGCCCATTACTGCTGAGTGGATTAATGAGTGTGTTTCTCAG aaTATGATGGTTGCTGTTGATCCATTTCGGCCTAAACCAGTTACTGCTGAGGATAGAGAAGCAGGCATATGCACAGTGAGTCAATATCCTACACAGGCAGCTTGTATGATTTATGGATGCGTTCCATCTCAGTTGCCGAGTGAATTTCAGGAGTTAAATGTGAACACAACAAGAAAAACAG GCCATTGTCAAGAAGAATATGTTAGTGCCTTAGGGAAAAGGTCAAGATTGTCAGAATGTGACAGCAATGGTGATGCATCCAAGAAAACGAAAGTACCGGAAGATCAGGTGGGTCCTGATGCTGTTCCTGATGTTGCAGATGCCATAGAGGACCTATTAGCTCAGTCATCTAAG ATCCAGGATATCAAGTCACCTCCGCAATCTGGTTGTGATCAAACT ATTTTTTCATCTGATCATTCTATACTTCGTCAAGAAAATGAAAATTCAAGCTCCACTTTTGGTATTTCAAAACATTGGACAAGCAG GACCCCGAAAGAAGTAACTGCCCCTGACTCTTCCTGTCAAGAAAGAAGTCACAGTACCTATGATGTTTTCAGTGAGACACAAACAGAGTCACAG GTTGTTGGTTACGAAGAAGATCTATCAGGAAGGCAGAAAATAATTGATAGAGTTCGATCGCAAAGCTTGACTCCAGCTCCAGATGGATTAAATCAATTTTAG
- the LOC135676762 gene encoding uncharacterized protein LOC135676762 isoform X1 — protein MATVWKGMTFAGANVFLSRSLVPPEVFDALHDALKLNGATVFLCCDPSCSGPNDYHVIASPDHEKFADLRAKGCKLLGPQCILSCAKEHRSLPKQGYTCCLAMDGVKVLASGFDKDEKVHIERLVTAMGGVLQTKTSQDVNFFIVKNVLAAKYKWALNILKKPIVGMSWLRQCWTEHRVVPQEAYRILPFTGLTICVTRISADERKELEKLILQNGGCYSADLTKKCTHLVSDAPEGDKYVVARRWGHIHIVTRRWVDQSVAVKACLDEGLHPVQVNSFSCSDARSFQKEQRCHEHSNATSQTVSPLMVEDLEATSSQNISSSFSDATKLKNEGTDSAAVQLKDEKMLNSHVAEDSESDDNDLYLSNCRILLVGFEEVKLNRLVTMIRNGGGTRHMILNEKLTHIIIGEPSESEKKEVRRLAVWGVINVVKATWLEECDQAKKELAVSTRHLASELLFSKASSCFIVESSADSTRKVKHFAGTPCSTVVHVSEDKKFGEELFSEKNCREKRVKGDVNASNISGLATTTEKLKQYRAENSLTQGGQKLKATSTMDFPSRRSTDTFKGKTFCFSNSFPEDRRAQVIEWVGEGGGMMVDDHHKMNANFIIERHGLLHVPAGASQTTVVSTQWIRSCLEEVCIQDVGSHVIYSPLCCSIPLPGFESLRFCVSQYEEKERLLLRNLCFTLGAKFTEKLTKKVTHLLCKFTSGPKYEAACKWGIQPITAEWINECVSQNMMVAVDPFRPKPVTAEDREAGICTVSQYPTQAACMIYGCVPSQLPSEFQELNVNTTRKTGHCQEEYVSALGKRSRLSECDSNGDASKKTKVPEDQVGPDAVPDVADAIEDLLAQSSKIQDIKSPPQSGCDQTLQIFSSDHSILRQENENSSSTFGISKHWTSRTPKEVTAPDSSCQERSHSTYDVFSETQTESQVVGYEEDLSGRQKIIDRVRSQSLTPAPDGLNQF, from the exons ATGGCGACGGTATGGAAGGGAATGACGTTCGCCGGCGCGAACGTGTTCCTCTCGCGCAGTCTCGTCCCTCCGGAGGTGTTCGACGCCCTCCACGACGCCCTCAAGCTCAACGGCGCTACCGTCTTCCTCTGCTGCGACCCCTCCTGCTCCGGCCCCAACGACTACCACGTCATCGCCTCCCCTGACCAC GAGAAGTTCGCGGACCTCCGCGCCAAGGGTTGCAAACTGCTCG GACCACAATGCATCTTATCCTGTGCCAAAGAACATAGGAGTCTGCCTAAACAAGGTTACACCTGTTGCCTCGCTATGGATGGGGTTAAAGTTCTGGCATCTGGATTCGATAAGGATGAAAAG GTTCATATCGAACGACTTGTAACTGCTATGGGAGGTGTACTGCAGACCAAAACATCCCAGGATGTTAATTTTTTCATCGTAAAGAATGTCTTGGCTGCTAAGTATAAA TGGGCCTTAAATATCCTTAAGAAGCCTATTGTCGGTATGAGCTGGTTAAGACAATGCTGGACTGAGCATCGTGTTGTGCCACAAGAGGCTTACAGGATTCTTCCTTTCACTGGCTTGACTATCTGCGTCACAAGAATTTCTGCAG ATGAGAGAAAGGAGCTGGAAAAGTTGATTTTACAAAATGGTGGCTGCTATTCAGCTGATCTTACCAAAAAGTGCACTCATCTGGTTTCAGAT GCTCCTGAAGGGGACAAGTATGTGGTTGCACGAAGATGGGGTCATATTCATATTGTTACTCGCAGATGGGTTGACCAATCTGTTGCTGTAAAAG CTTGTCTAGATGAAGGATTGCATCCTGTTCAGGTAAATTCTTTTTCATGCAGTGATGCAAGAAGCTTTCAGAAGGAACAACGGTGCCATGAGCATAGCAATGCAACATCACAAACCGTCTCACCTTTAATGGTTGAGGACCTAGAAGCTACTTCATCACAGAACATATCATCTTCATTTTCAGATGCTACTAAGCTGAAAAATGAGGGAACGGATTCAGCAGCTGTACAGCTGAAAGATGAAAAGATGTTGAACTCTCATGTTGCTGAGGACTCTGAATCGGATGATAATGATCTTTACTTGTCAAATTGCAGAATTCTTCTTGTGGGTTTTGAGGAAGTGAAACTGAATAGACTTGTTACTATGATACGTAATGGTGGAGGCACTCGGCATATGATACTTAATGAAAAGCTGACCCACATTATAATTGGTGAACCTTCAGAATC TGAAAAGAAAGAGGTAAGACGTTTGGCTGTTTGGGGTGTTATCAATGTGGTAAAAGCTACCTGGCTGGAAGAGTGTGATCAGGCAAAGAAGGAACTTGCTGTATCCACAAGGCACCTAGCATCTGAACTACTCTTTTCAAAAG CTTCTTCATGCTTCATTGTTGAGTCATCTGCAGATTCCACCAGGAAGGTAAAACACTTTGCTGGCACTCCTTGTTCGACAGTGGTCCATGTATCAGAGGATAAGAAGTTTGGAGAAGAGTTGTTTTCAGAGAAAAATTGCagggaaaagagagtcaaaggtgATGTAAATGCAAGCAACATTTCAGGATTAGCAACTACAACTGAAAAATTAAAGCAATATCGAGCAGAAAACAGTTTGACTCAGGGAGGCCAGAAACTTAAAGCTACTAGCACCATGGATTTCCCAAGTAGAAGATCAACAGATACTTTCAAGGGGAAAACTTTCTGTTTCTCAAATTCATTTCCTGAAGACCGG AGGGCTCAAGTAATTGAATGGGTTGGGGAAGGTGGAGGAATGATGGTAGACGATCATCATAAGATGAATGCAAATTTTATCATTGAGCGTCATGGTCTCTTACATGTTCCTGCTGGTGCTTCTCAGACTACTGTCGTTTCAACTCAGTGGATACGCTCTTGTTTAGAG GAGGTCTGCATACAAGATGTTGGAAGCCACGTTATCTACTCGCCATTGTGCTGCAGCATTCCGTTACCTGGATTTGAAAGCCTTAGATTCTGTGTCTCGCAGTATGAAGAGAAAGAGAGGCTTTTGTTAAGAAACTTATGCTTCACTTTGGGAGCTAAGTTTACTGAAAAGTTAACTAAAAAGGTCACCCACTTGTTATGTAAGTTCACCAGTGGTCCAAAATATGAGGCTGCTTGTAAGTGGGGAATTCAGCCCATTACTGCTGAGTGGATTAATGAGTGTGTTTCTCAG aaTATGATGGTTGCTGTTGATCCATTTCGGCCTAAACCAGTTACTGCTGAGGATAGAGAAGCAGGCATATGCACAGTGAGTCAATATCCTACACAGGCAGCTTGTATGATTTATGGATGCGTTCCATCTCAGTTGCCGAGTGAATTTCAGGAGTTAAATGTGAACACAACAAGAAAAACAG GCCATTGTCAAGAAGAATATGTTAGTGCCTTAGGGAAAAGGTCAAGATTGTCAGAATGTGACAGCAATGGTGATGCATCCAAGAAAACGAAAGTACCGGAAGATCAGGTGGGTCCTGATGCTGTTCCTGATGTTGCAGATGCCATAGAGGACCTATTAGCTCAGTCATCTAAG ATCCAGGATATCAAGTCACCTCCGCAATCTGGTTGTGATCAAACT CTGCAGATTTTTTCATCTGATCATTCTATACTTCGTCAAGAAAATGAAAATTCAAGCTCCACTTTTGGTATTTCAAAACATTGGACAAGCAG GACCCCGAAAGAAGTAACTGCCCCTGACTCTTCCTGTCAAGAAAGAAGTCACAGTACCTATGATGTTTTCAGTGAGACACAAACAGAGTCACAG GTTGTTGGTTACGAAGAAGATCTATCAGGAAGGCAGAAAATAATTGATAGAGTTCGATCGCAAAGCTTGACTCCAGCTCCAGATGGATTAAATCAATTTTAG
- the LOC135676762 gene encoding uncharacterized protein LOC135676762 isoform X4 yields the protein MSWLRQCWTEHRVVPQEAYRILPFTGLTICVTRISADERKELEKLILQNGGCYSADLTKKCTHLVSDAPEGDKYVVARRWGHIHIVTRRWVDQSVAVKACLDEGLHPVQVNSFSCSDARSFQKEQRCHEHSNATSQTVSPLMVEDLEATSSQNISSSFSDATKLKNEGTDSAAVQLKDEKMLNSHVAEDSESDDNDLYLSNCRILLVGFEEVKLNRLVTMIRNGGGTRHMILNEKLTHIIIGEPSESEKKEVRRLAVWGVINVVKATWLEECDQAKKELAVSTRHLASELLFSKASSCFIVESSADSTRKVKHFAGTPCSTVVHVSEDKKFGEELFSEKNCREKRVKGDVNASNISGLATTTEKLKQYRAENSLTQGGQKLKATSTMDFPSRRSTDTFKGKTFCFSNSFPEDRRAQVIEWVGEGGGMMVDDHHKMNANFIIERHGLLHVPAGASQTTVVSTQWIRSCLEEVCIQDVGSHVIYSPLCCSIPLPGFESLRFCVSQYEEKERLLLRNLCFTLGAKFTEKLTKKVTHLLCKFTSGPKYEAACKWGIQPITAEWINECVSQNMMVAVDPFRPKPVTAEDREAGICTVSQYPTQAACMIYGCVPSQLPSEFQELNVNTTRKTGHCQEEYVSALGKRSRLSECDSNGDASKKTKVPEDQVGPDAVPDVADAIEDLLAQSSKIQDIKSPPQSGCDQTLQIFSSDHSILRQENENSSSTFGISKHWTSRTPKEVTAPDSSCQERSHSTYDVFSETQTESQVVGYEEDLSGRQKIIDRVRSQSLTPAPDGLNQF from the exons ATGAGCTGGTTAAGACAATGCTGGACTGAGCATCGTGTTGTGCCACAAGAGGCTTACAGGATTCTTCCTTTCACTGGCTTGACTATCTGCGTCACAAGAATTTCTGCAG ATGAGAGAAAGGAGCTGGAAAAGTTGATTTTACAAAATGGTGGCTGCTATTCAGCTGATCTTACCAAAAAGTGCACTCATCTGGTTTCAGAT GCTCCTGAAGGGGACAAGTATGTGGTTGCACGAAGATGGGGTCATATTCATATTGTTACTCGCAGATGGGTTGACCAATCTGTTGCTGTAAAAG CTTGTCTAGATGAAGGATTGCATCCTGTTCAGGTAAATTCTTTTTCATGCAGTGATGCAAGAAGCTTTCAGAAGGAACAACGGTGCCATGAGCATAGCAATGCAACATCACAAACCGTCTCACCTTTAATGGTTGAGGACCTAGAAGCTACTTCATCACAGAACATATCATCTTCATTTTCAGATGCTACTAAGCTGAAAAATGAGGGAACGGATTCAGCAGCTGTACAGCTGAAAGATGAAAAGATGTTGAACTCTCATGTTGCTGAGGACTCTGAATCGGATGATAATGATCTTTACTTGTCAAATTGCAGAATTCTTCTTGTGGGTTTTGAGGAAGTGAAACTGAATAGACTTGTTACTATGATACGTAATGGTGGAGGCACTCGGCATATGATACTTAATGAAAAGCTGACCCACATTATAATTGGTGAACCTTCAGAATC TGAAAAGAAAGAGGTAAGACGTTTGGCTGTTTGGGGTGTTATCAATGTGGTAAAAGCTACCTGGCTGGAAGAGTGTGATCAGGCAAAGAAGGAACTTGCTGTATCCACAAGGCACCTAGCATCTGAACTACTCTTTTCAAAAG CTTCTTCATGCTTCATTGTTGAGTCATCTGCAGATTCCACCAGGAAGGTAAAACACTTTGCTGGCACTCCTTGTTCGACAGTGGTCCATGTATCAGAGGATAAGAAGTTTGGAGAAGAGTTGTTTTCAGAGAAAAATTGCagggaaaagagagtcaaaggtgATGTAAATGCAAGCAACATTTCAGGATTAGCAACTACAACTGAAAAATTAAAGCAATATCGAGCAGAAAACAGTTTGACTCAGGGAGGCCAGAAACTTAAAGCTACTAGCACCATGGATTTCCCAAGTAGAAGATCAACAGATACTTTCAAGGGGAAAACTTTCTGTTTCTCAAATTCATTTCCTGAAGACCGG AGGGCTCAAGTAATTGAATGGGTTGGGGAAGGTGGAGGAATGATGGTAGACGATCATCATAAGATGAATGCAAATTTTATCATTGAGCGTCATGGTCTCTTACATGTTCCTGCTGGTGCTTCTCAGACTACTGTCGTTTCAACTCAGTGGATACGCTCTTGTTTAGAG GAGGTCTGCATACAAGATGTTGGAAGCCACGTTATCTACTCGCCATTGTGCTGCAGCATTCCGTTACCTGGATTTGAAAGCCTTAGATTCTGTGTCTCGCAGTATGAAGAGAAAGAGAGGCTTTTGTTAAGAAACTTATGCTTCACTTTGGGAGCTAAGTTTACTGAAAAGTTAACTAAAAAGGTCACCCACTTGTTATGTAAGTTCACCAGTGGTCCAAAATATGAGGCTGCTTGTAAGTGGGGAATTCAGCCCATTACTGCTGAGTGGATTAATGAGTGTGTTTCTCAG aaTATGATGGTTGCTGTTGATCCATTTCGGCCTAAACCAGTTACTGCTGAGGATAGAGAAGCAGGCATATGCACAGTGAGTCAATATCCTACACAGGCAGCTTGTATGATTTATGGATGCGTTCCATCTCAGTTGCCGAGTGAATTTCAGGAGTTAAATGTGAACACAACAAGAAAAACAG GCCATTGTCAAGAAGAATATGTTAGTGCCTTAGGGAAAAGGTCAAGATTGTCAGAATGTGACAGCAATGGTGATGCATCCAAGAAAACGAAAGTACCGGAAGATCAGGTGGGTCCTGATGCTGTTCCTGATGTTGCAGATGCCATAGAGGACCTATTAGCTCAGTCATCTAAG ATCCAGGATATCAAGTCACCTCCGCAATCTGGTTGTGATCAAACT CTGCAGATTTTTTCATCTGATCATTCTATACTTCGTCAAGAAAATGAAAATTCAAGCTCCACTTTTGGTATTTCAAAACATTGGACAAGCAG GACCCCGAAAGAAGTAACTGCCCCTGACTCTTCCTGTCAAGAAAGAAGTCACAGTACCTATGATGTTTTCAGTGAGACACAAACAGAGTCACAG GTTGTTGGTTACGAAGAAGATCTATCAGGAAGGCAGAAAATAATTGATAGAGTTCGATCGCAAAGCTTGACTCCAGCTCCAGATGGATTAAATCAATTTTAG